GCACACATTTATAGTACAACCTCCTGCAGTCACCGAAATTTGTATCACGTCACCCTTATGCCCATGACAAACAAAGTGATGATGACCTGCTCATCGAAATATTGCTCCTCAATATTAATTCACTGTATTCTAATCAACTTCAGACTAGATTTCTCAGATTAGATACGTGCATTTAAACCTACTGTAGTATTCATTCTTTTTTGAATGATCACCCCCACAGAATCACTTGATAGTGAAGGTTCCTCCGTACCAGAACCAAGCCATCACATCTTCAGTGTGTGTGGGAATCTATGTGGTGACGAATGCTGGGAGATCCCATGATGTTCAGCCTTTTACCTACACACCAGATTCAGGTTTGTTTCAGTCAATTTCAGTTTGTTAAATATATCATTAGCTTCTCTTCATCTGTCtcccttttttttaacttttgattCCGAGGTCATTATTTACTAAGTACTTTTTAGATTTACTGTCTGACACCACAGCTGGCTCACTCAGTTTTACAACTTGAGAACACCACCACCTACAGTTTAGTTGGATCAGAGCAAGTATTAGCAATCATTTGCAATTTTTTACAAGAGCACTATACCCAGCCCATTTCTAAACACAGGAATCCAGGATCATTTACATTCATGGCCTCTCTTTCATCAGCacttttttgttattgtaaatCCTTAATGCGCCTTGATACAAAACTTTGAAAGATGTGATCATCAAAGTAACTAAACTGTTATTGTGCTTTATGTTTACATTGATTTTCTAATGTTGTGGGCTCATAGAGATACAAATCTGTTGATGTTTGCCCTTGTAGCAAAAACTGATGTTCCTGTGAAGAAAGAGGCGCCTTCTCCAGTGAAGACTTGCTCATTTGAAGAACAAATTAAAGGTTATTTTCTAACTATTCTCCATGCCCACAATTGTAGCCTCCCATTTGAAAGCTGTTCATTttctaatatactgtacattttagcTCACTTCTCTGTATAGCTGAATAAGAATaagagttaaaggtcccatgacatggtgctctttggatgcttttatatagaccttagtggtcccctaatactatattaGAAGTAtatttcccgaaattcagccttggtgcagaattacagccactagagtcagtcccacagtgagctttccttagtatgtgccatttttgtgtctctagctattgaggaggagagagggcggggcaaggtggggggtgggggtgtggacTTGACCAattgccacttttctcgtttgaaagccatgatgtctctctcccatgggtgggccaaattctctgggcgggcaaagcagagaaaggggaggtaaccttgcttgttatgacctcataaggagcaagattccagaacggctcatctgagctttaattttctcaaaggcagagtagGATactcagggctcggtttacacctatcaccatttcaagccaattggggaccataggcaggctgggggaacgcatattaatgttaaaaaacttcataaagtgaaattttcatgccatgggacctttaatgtattACTTGGTCTTGCTTCTACAGTTCTAGATGCTGCCTTGATGCCTTCCATGTTGCCTTTAGTGAAGAGAGAAGATGTCACTCCGATGGAGGTCACCAGCAACCTCCAATCTTCTGGTGTATTTAAGGTGATATATTGATCTGTAACCTCATGCCTTATTATTTAACTTTTACATAGTGAAAACCATTGGATTGAAGTCATTTGATATTTCAAATTACATAATTGTTCAGTAAAATTCAATTTAGCtcataacacaataaaactgtcaacaaaatcaaaataaagtacatctttgaccttttgttttgtgttttcagcAGACTGGTGACCTGTGTCCAGCCCAGCAGAACCCAGACATGACTGCAGGACATCTAAATGAAAACAGACCATTCTCCAACAACCTGTCTCAGGCTGCAGGTGACCCTGACAAAGGCCAGGCACCTGTTTTTCTCAACACAGAGCCCTTAAGCACTATCCAGAAGCAGGACATGGCAGCCGCCAGCTCTTTCTCGGTGCCTGCTGACTCACTGCTCCAGCAGGGATCACAGCAGTTCCTTCTGGAGCCCAGGGAGGGCCTCGGACAGGAGAGGCCCGGCAGCGGCTCTGGAGCTGTGGGGAGGCTGTGTGGAGAACCTGCGCCACAACAGCAGCAATTGCCGCTGTTCCCCCCAGATGAAGTAGCCCAGCTGGAGGAGGCAGTGAGGCAACTTAAAGCCAAAGGGTTCTGTAACTTACCACTTCAGTCTGACAACTCAATGGCCAAacaccagcaacaacacatgcagcaccaacaacagaTCCAAAAACAGCAAATTCAGCAGCAACACATTCAGCAACAACAGCTACAAcaccagcagcaacagcagcaggttTTGGAGAATTTACAGCAGCAGCTGTTTCAGTCACAGATTCAGATGCAGTGTGGCATGTTTCAGGATGCCCCTCAGGCCAAGAATGCAGAGCAGGGCTCATCACAAGGAGTGGTGCCAAACCAGGGGACTCTTTTCCAACAGgcccaacagcagcagcatcaacaacagcagcagcagcagcagcaacaagcagCTCTATTTCAGCAGGCTAGTGATCTGCTCTCTATTCAGACCAACTTCCTCCAGCAGACCCCCTCACACCCTTCACCACCCATGTTCCACAATCCCAGTTCTTTGGCTGAAACACAAGATCCACAAGGTGGGTTGTTTCAGGAAGCCTCTCAGGAGCAGGTTCAGGCTGCTCTCTTCCAAAATACCATGACAGTACTACAGTCTCCGGACCAACGGCCCTCAACCCCGGGACTTTTCCTCCCTCAGTCATCCCTGCCCTCTCAGCTCACAACTAGTAGTgctcagcaacaacaacaacagcagcagcagcagcagcagcagcagcagcagctggccTTCCTTAGTTCTCTACAAACACCTGCACCTGAACCACAGTCAGTATTTCAGGCTCAGACACAGCTCTCCCCCATCCAACAAAGAAGCCCcatggagcagcagcagccctcCCAGCCTCAGCCCCACACACAGCCGGCCCAGCAGGCTTCCCTGTTTCAGAACATCTCCCCACATCCATCTGCAAACACACTCTCTCCaggccagcagcagcaacagcaggcTGGCCTTCTGTTCTGCAACAACCCCCTGTCCACTCCGGATCAGGCCTCCAACCTCCTGTTCAGCAGCCAGGGCCAGATGCCACCGCTGACCAGCAGCAGTCTAGTTTCCCAAGAGCCCCAAAACCCCTCTCTGCTCTTTTCCCAGGCCAGCATGGTGACCGTAAACCAGCAGGATCGCTCTGAGCCCATGGCCTTAGGGAACCCCACCGATCAACGACAGCAAGTCATGTTTCAGGAGCAACAGCCAATGCAGCTGGGCAGCAGCTCAAACAACCGGCAGGAGCAGCCTGTGGGCCTCTTTATGCCTCAGTCTAACATGGCCTCCCTGCAGGGGGGGCTGGCAGCTCAGGAGCTCGCACAGTCAGCCATGTTTGTCTCACAGAACGGGGTGGCAAACCACCAGACGACCACCTCCTCTCCTGTTCAACAACCAGGGACTCTGTTTCAGACCGCTGTCAGTGGGAGCATCAATCAGCCTAGTCAGCCTCAACAACCTGGCCTTTTCCTTTTTGGGATTGAGAACGGTAAGAAATTGATTACTCAGGTGCACGCTGTTGAACCGTTTGAGGTAGTGttaaaggaatatgccac
This sequence is a window from Perca flavescens isolate YP-PL-M2 chromosome 1, PFLA_1.0, whole genome shotgun sequence. Protein-coding genes within it:
- the nfat5b gene encoding nuclear factor of activated T-cells 5 isoform X1; this encodes MSSSMTMEGPRSAFPNSSSPTMHSSASASAQNPVHSANVDLEDTRSSKVVPEVVGAEGGNGKCSRGSSELGGGRIITSQEAQPHHQMTPSKRRTILNISPPPQDLFDDSQMSCQDETSLDSEQSNSIWMEDSLSNFSIMSTVSYNDNTEVPRKSRKRTPRQRPGPKSVPAGEASMDVFDADSAKGPHFVLSQLGPDNKTGSKGSSDDPQKTNQKGGTLSMQYPQKSEGKEVKILIQPETQHRARYLTEGSRGSVKDRTQQGFPTVKLEGVNEPVVLQVFVGNDTGRVKPHGFYQACRVTGRNTTACKEVDIDGTTVIEVYLDPSTNMTLAVDCVGILKLRNADVEARIGVAGSKKKSTRARLVFRVNIPRPDGSVLTLQTPSSPILCTQPAGVPEILKKSLHSCSVRGGEEVFIIGKNFLKDTKVIFQENVSDDKSWKAEAEIDKELFHQNHLIVKVPPYQNQAITSSVCVGIYVVTNAGRSHDVQPFTYTPDSAKTDVPVKKEAPSPVKTCSFEEQIKVLDAALMPSMLPLVKREDVTPMEVTSNLQSSGVFKQTGDLCPAQQNPDMTAGHLNENRPFSNNLSQAAGDPDKGQAPVFLNTEPLSTIQKQDMAAASSFSVPADSLLQQGSQQFLLEPREGLGQERPGSGSGAVGRLCGEPAPQQQQLPLFPPDEVAQLEEAVRQLKAKGFCNLPLQSDNSMAKHQQQHMQHQQQIQKQQIQQQHIQQQQLQHQQQQQQVLENLQQQLFQSQIQMQCGMFQDAPQAKNAEQGSSQGVVPNQGTLFQQAQQQQHQQQQQQQQQQAALFQQASDLLSIQTNFLQQTPSHPSPPMFHNPSSLAETQDPQGGLFQEASQEQVQAALFQNTMTVLQSPDQRPSTPGLFLPQSSLPSQLTTSSAQQQQQQQQQQQQQQQQLAFLSSLQTPAPEPQSVFQAQTQLSPIQQRSPMEQQQPSQPQPHTQPAQQASLFQNISPHPSANTLSPGQQQQQQAGLLFCNNPLSTPDQASNLLFSSQGQMPPLTSSSLVSQEPQNPSLLFSQASMVTVNQQDRSEPMALGNPTDQRQQVMFQEQQPMQLGSSSNNRQEQPVGLFMPQSNMASLQGGLAAQELAQSAMFVSQNGVANHQTTTSSPVQQPGTLFQTAVSGSINQPSQPQQPGLFLFGIENECGQLMNTPGNTLSDQIIAISQSGQNQRESDAHIQSLLSQSLSQSGPVQNSMSASQNMEKIDDLLVSLQDSGSNLTRSY
- the nfat5b gene encoding nuclear factor of activated T-cells 5 isoform X2 — protein: MSSSMTMEGPRSAFPNSSSPTMHSSASASAQNPVHSANVDLEDTRSSKVVPEVVGAEGGNGKCSRGSSELGGGRIITSQEAQPHHQMTPSKRRTILNISPPPQDLFDDSQMSCQDETSLDSEQSNSIWMEDSLSNFSIMSTVSYNDNTEVPRKSRKRTPRQRPGPKSVPAGEASMDVFDADSAKGPHFVLSQLGPDNKTGSKGSSDDPQKTNQKGGTLSMQYPQKSEGKEVKILIQPETQHRARYLTEGSRGSVKDRTQQGFPTVKLEGVNEPVVLQVFVGNDTGRVKPHGFYQACRVTGRNTTACKEVDIDGTTVIEVYLDPSTNMTLAVDCVGILKLRNADVEARIGVAGSKKKSTRARLVFRVNIPRPDGSVLTLQTPSSPILCTQPAGVPEILKKSLHSCSVRGGEEVFIIGKNFLKDTKVIFQENVSDDKSWKAEAEIDKELFHQNHLIVKVPPYQNQAITSSVCVGIYVVTNAGRSHDVQPFTYTPDSAKTDVPVKKEAPSPVKTCSFEEQIKVLDAALMPSMLPLVKREDVTPMEVTSNLQSSGVFKTGDLCPAQQNPDMTAGHLNENRPFSNNLSQAAGDPDKGQAPVFLNTEPLSTIQKQDMAAASSFSVPADSLLQQGSQQFLLEPREGLGQERPGSGSGAVGRLCGEPAPQQQQLPLFPPDEVAQLEEAVRQLKAKGFCNLPLQSDNSMAKHQQQHMQHQQQIQKQQIQQQHIQQQQLQHQQQQQQVLENLQQQLFQSQIQMQCGMFQDAPQAKNAEQGSSQGVVPNQGTLFQQAQQQQHQQQQQQQQQQAALFQQASDLLSIQTNFLQQTPSHPSPPMFHNPSSLAETQDPQGGLFQEASQEQVQAALFQNTMTVLQSPDQRPSTPGLFLPQSSLPSQLTTSSAQQQQQQQQQQQQQQQQLAFLSSLQTPAPEPQSVFQAQTQLSPIQQRSPMEQQQPSQPQPHTQPAQQASLFQNISPHPSANTLSPGQQQQQQAGLLFCNNPLSTPDQASNLLFSSQGQMPPLTSSSLVSQEPQNPSLLFSQASMVTVNQQDRSEPMALGNPTDQRQQVMFQEQQPMQLGSSSNNRQEQPVGLFMPQSNMASLQGGLAAQELAQSAMFVSQNGVANHQTTTSSPVQQPGTLFQTAVSGSINQPSQPQQPGLFLFGIENECGQLMNTPGNTLSDQIIAISQSGQNQRESDAHIQSLLSQSLSQSGPVQNSMSASQNMEKIDDLLVSLQDSGSNLTRSY